GAACATGCCACATATCCCCACAGACGCTTCAGCGTGCTCACCGAAACCGTTTCCTGGGTATAACCCTCTATCTGTCGGGAAAGGAAATCAAAATCCCTTGGTGAAACAATCTTTCGTCCCACCAGCGTTTCGACCTCATTCTTGAGTCTATCAAAATCTTCTTTTTTATAATCTTCCATCATTATATATTCATCTATTTGCTTTTTACAGATTGCAAAGATAAGCAATATTTGCCGTTTTTCCCACAAAAAATGTACCTTTTATTGCAATAAACTGAAATTGAACCGTTTTGAACCAATCCACTTTCGTTCTTTTTATGTATTTTTGAAGCCAGAAAGTAAAGATTGATTTGGGAGATAAAATAAAATCTGAAAGCGTATTTATAGTCATTTGAATCATTTTCTATGAACCCAGGATATTAGAGCAGGACAGATATAACATCCCTGCGGTCTGAGATTCTATATGAATCTCAAACCATATCCTTTTAACAAAGAAATGGCATCCCCTCAAAAACAGGGAGTGCCATTTTTAATTTTATCGTTGTCATTTCTCAAACTCCACAATATAAGTAAAGCGCCCCCACGGAGAACGGCAATAAGCATCTTTGCTACCCTTAGGAACATAGAGAACAATCTTCCTAAAACTAAGAGCCTCAAAGATATCATCCATCGTCACCTTCCAAATTGCATTTCCCAACCTAGGTGGCGTCTTGCTACGGAAATATATACTCTCCAGATTAGGACTGCCGTCAAAGACATGTTTCATCACGTGCAACTTGGGATTATCTGGCATCACGACCCGCTTCAGGAAAGGATGCACAGCAAAAGCACTATCCTCCAACTCATCTACACGATAACTCACACCCTGATATTTCACGGTAGCTGGTATCTCGATGACAGAATCCCGGTCATTGGCAGCACTTACTGTAACCAAACCGCCACCCCACGACTTATATTCCAGGTTGCCAACAGTAAACTGAGCAACCACATCGTATAGTATCTCTGGCTTTACCACCTTATTATATAAAACAATACCTGATGTGCCCAAAACTAAAAAAGCGAGAAGACAGTTTAAAGCTATTAGGCGACGATGAAGCGACTGAATATGCATCCTTAAAGCTAACACATTAGGATACCGATACTCTAAAGGAAGAAAACATCTCTTGACAGCCCAACGGCAAGACCATCCCAGCCGCATCTCCTTCAAGATGACTCCCAGGCTGTAGATATCATTGCGCACATCAGGCACACTCTCCTCCTGCTGCTCAGGCGAAACATACCCTTCGGTACCGGCAGGGCTCTTCAGAATGGTATAGCTATCGGCATCAGAGAGCCCGAAATCAATCAACTTGATCGTACCTCCGTTACGGGCTATCATGATATTGGCAGGTTTCAGGTCGCGATGCACAATCTGCTGATTGTGCACATACTCCATCACCTGCAAAAGCTGGCGGGCTATCTGCCTGCGTTCAAAACCGGAATGCCCTTGGGTGAGCCATTCTTCAAGCGTCACACCATCTATCCATTCCATCACGATACATCTGCCGTATCCCTCAACTTCCTCCAACCCTTCAACCTTCACAATACCGGGATGGTCAAGGCGGGCTAGGATGTCGTATTCCTTCTGCTGAAGCTGCAGGAAGATAGAATCATAACACACATCAGGCTTCAACGATTTCAATATCCACCACTGACCGTTGCGCTTGGCACGGAGCAGGACATTAAAACCGCTGGTAGAGAGCTCGGAGATTTCCGTGAATCTATCCGAAACTGCATCTACAGGAGACAATATAAAACCTGATACTTGCGTCATAAGTGCAAAGATAATACTTTTTGTGAAGAAACAGAAGAATTTAAAATAATTTTTGCATAACAATATGGATAACTCATGAAAAAATAGTATCTTTGCACCCAAAATTGCAATTTTATTAATAATTAATGAAGATTCTAGTAACGGGTGCGTCGGGCTTTATCGGCAGCTACATCGTGGAAGAGGCCTTAAGACAGGGCATGGAAACCTGGGCGGCAGTACGCCCTACCAGTTCCAGAAAGTATCTGCAAGACGAGCGCATCCATTTTATCAATCTCAATCTTTCTTCAGAGGAAGAGTTGGAGAAAGAACTCGCCCCGCACGAGTTCGACTATATAGTGCATGCAGCCGGCGCAACGAAGTGCCTGCATGCAGAGGACTTTTATAAGGTAAACACAGAGGGAACCAAGCATCTGGTGAACGTCCTTCTGCGCCTCCAGATGCCTATCAGGCGATTTGTCTTTGTCAGTTCGCTCAGCATCTTTGGAGCCATCCGCGAAGAGCAGCCTTATCAGGAAATCTCAGAACATGATACTCCTAAGCCTAATACAGCATACGGAAAGAGTAAGCTGGAGGCAGAACGCTATCTGGACAGCATCGGCAATAACTTCCCTTATATCATCCTCCGCCCTACAGGAGTTTACGGTCCTAGGGAGAAAGATTATTTTCTCATGGCGCAGAGCATCAAGCAGCATGTTGACTTTGCTGTAGGATTCAAGCGCCAGGACATCACCTTTGTATATGTACAGGACGTAGTACAGGCTGTATTCCTGGCTCTGGATCATGGAATGAACGGCAGGAAATACTTCCTCAGCGATGGAGAAGTATATCAGTCGGCCGCTTTCAGCGACCTGATAAAAAAGGAGTTAGGCAATCCTTGGATACTACGCATCAAGGCACCTGTCTGGGTATTGCGCATCGTAACCTTCTTCGGAGAGTATCTCGGAAGGATGACGGGCAAGATGTCGGCCCTGAACAATGACAAGTACAACATTCTGAAACAGCGCAACTGGCGATGTGATATTGAGCCAGCCATGGATGAACTGGGCTATCATCCTCATTATCCACTGGAAAGAGGTGTGAAGCTCGCCATCAAGTGGTACAAGGATAACGGATGGCTGTAAACTAGTTAATAGTTAAAAGTTAATAGTTGATAGTTGATAACGGCTACACCGTATAGCGAGATTGCCCTATAAACTGTAAACTATAAATTATAAACTAATAAGAAGCGTGATAAAAGATTATTTCAAGATAGACAAGAACCCGAAGAAGGGACTGATGACACTGGAATGGGTCATGCTGGGATATATGGCAATCACCATTATCACCATGCTCTTTACCTACACAAAACTCGTAAACCCGGAAGCTATGCTCTGGGGACGACTGAGAGTGCTCGTCATGACCATCGCTCTTTGGGCAGTATACCGCATGATACCTTGCCGCATCACCAAGATGGTGCGCATCATTGCCCAGATGGCTTTGCTTGCCTGGTGGTATCCCGACACCTACGAAATCAACCGCATGTTCCCCAACCTCGACCATATCTTTGCAGGTTGGGAGCAGGATCTTTTCGGATGTCAGCCCGCCCTGCTCTTTGCCAAAGCCCTGCCTTGGGCTGTAGTAAGCGAACTGATGTCGATGGGCTACTTTATGTATTATCCGATGATTGCATTGGTTTCATTCTATTATTTCTTCTGTAGATATTATGAGGCTGAAAGAGCTGCATTCGTCATGCTCACCAGTTTCTTTATCTACTATCTCATCTACATCTATGTACCGGTAGTGGGTCCGACCTTCTACTTTGATGCAGTAGGGATATCAGAAATAACCAAAGGCATCTTCCCGGCTTTGGGCGATTACTTCAACACCCATACTAACTGCCTGCCGACACCGGGCTACACCAATGGAATCTTCTACCAGCTTGTAGAGGATGCCAAGAACGCCGGCGAGCGTCCTACTGCCGCTTTCCCAAGTTCGCATGTGGGCGTGAGCACCATCTGCATGCTCCTGGTCTGGCATACCGGCAACCGAAAACTGCTATACGTGATGCTGCCATTCTACATCTTCCTGTGTCTGGCTACCGTATATATTCAGGCGCATTATCTCATCGATGCCATCGCCGGCCTCATCTCTGCCGTTGTCATCTATTTTGTATTGATGGCAGTATCGAAGGGAATGATAGAGCATCATACTCCTTCTTCGCGACTGAGATTCAGATAGTTACATATTTTAATTACAATAACATTATAAACGAATAGAATTCATCTAGAACAATGAAGAAACTATTTATTGAGACTTATGGCTGCCAGATGAACGTGGCAGACAGTGAGGTAGTTGCCTCTGTGATGCAGATGGCTGGCTACGAAATCTGTGAGAAAGAAGAAGAGGCTGATGCCATCTTCCTGAACACCTGCAGTATCCGCGAGAATGCAGAGAACAAGATTTATCATCGCCTCGACACCCTCCATGCTGAGCAGAAGAAGGGAAGAAAGGTGATTCTCGGCGTTTTGGGCTGCATGGCTGAGCGCGTGAAGGATGACCTCATCCAGAACCACTATGCCAATCTCGTTTGCGGACCAGACAGCTATCTCAACCTGCCGGATATGATTGCGCAGTGTGAGATGGGTACCAATGCCATCAACATCGAACTCTCTAAGACTGAGACTTACCGCGACATCGTTCCTCAGCGCATCGGTGGCAACAGAGTGAGCGGTTTCGTAAGCATCATGCGTGGTTGCAACAACTTCTGCCACTACTGCATCGTGCCTTATACCCGTGGACGTGAACGCAGCCGCGATGCTGAGAGCATCCTACGTGAGGTTCGCGATTTGCAGCAGCGTGGCTTCAAGGAAGTTACCCTGCTTGGACAGAATGTAAACAGTTATGGTCTCTCGCCATCGGGCAAGCGCGAGGAAGGCAGTCTTTCCTTCGCAGAACTCCTCCACATGGTAGCCCAGGCTGTACCGGATATGCGAGTACGCTTCACCACCTCTAACCCAGAGGATATGACCGAGGACATCCTCCACGCCATTGCCGAAGAACCAAACCTCTGCAAACACATCCACTTCCCTGCACAGAGCGGAAGCAACAAGATTTTGAAGCTGATGAACCGCAAATATACCCGTGAGGAGTATCTGCAGCGCATCGCCGACATCAAGCGCATCATTCCGGGCTGTGGCATCACCACCGACATCTTCGTAGGTTATCACGACGAGACCGAGGAAGACCATCAGGAAACTCTCTCGCTGGTAAAGGAAGTAGGCTTCGACAGCGCCTTCATGTTCAAGTATTCAGAGCGCCCGGGCACCTATGCCGCCAAGCATCTGCCAGACAACGTTTCTGAGGAAACCAAGATAGCCCGCCTCAACGAACTTATCAAGTTGCAGACCGAGGTGAGTGCCGAGCAGAACAAGAAGGATGAGGGCAAGGTATTCACCATCCTCATCGAGAACTTCAGCAAGCGTAGCCGCGAGCAGATGATGGGTCGAACAGAACAGAACAAGGCGGTTGTCATCGATAAGGGCAACCACCACATCGGAGAGTTCGTGAAGGTTCGCATCACCGGTTCTACCTCTGCTACTCTCTTCGGAGAAGAAGTAAAGGAGTAAACCCAAACTCTTCAGAACAGCTTTTTCTGAATAAAAAGACTCTTCTGAAAGAAAAAACAGAATATAAACAAGAAAAACCGCCAAAAGTTTGGCGATTTTCTTAAAAAGCACTATATTTGCACCTATGAAGGAATTCTTGCAAATTTTACGCCGATTCGTCCCTCCATACAAGAAGTATCTGGGACTGTCAATCCTGTTCAATATCCTGTCTGCGGTATTGAACATCTTTTCGTTTGCAGCTTTGATACCAATCCTGCAAATCCTGTTCCAAGTAGATGGTGGTATCCGTGTCAACGAGTATATGCACTGGAATGGAGATTGGGGTAGCATCAAGGAGGTTGCAACCAATAACCTGTATTATTATATTCAGGAGTTTATTGTTGTCCATAGTGCATCAACAGCCCTTTTGGTCATCGGCATATTCCTAGCCTTCATGACATTCCTCAAGACGGGAGCCTATTTCCTCTCGTCAGCCACCATCATACCTATCCGTACAGGTATCGTAAGAGACATCCGCAACCAGATTTACCAGAAGATAAACAGTCTCTCGCTCGGTTTCTTCAGCGAAGAGCGCAAGGGAGATATCATTGCCCGCATGAGCGGTGATGTGCAGGAAGTGGAGAACAGCATCATGTCGTCGCTCGACATGCTCTTCAAGAACCCTATCCTGATCCTCTTCTATTTCGTTACGCTGATCTGCATCAGCTGGCAGCTCACCCTCTTCACCATCCTCTTTGTACCACCTTTCGGCTGGTTCATGGGAGTAGTGGGCAAGAAACTGAAGGCACACAGTATCGAGGCACAGGCACTTTGGAGCGACACGATGAGTATGGTAGAAGAAACGCTGGGCGGCCTGCGCATCATCAAGGCTTTCTGTGCAGAAGAAAAGATGAACAAGCGTTTCAATCAGGTTAACAGCAGCTACCGCGACAACATCATGCGTGTAAATATCCGCCAGCAGATGGCACACCCGATGAGTGAGTTCCTGGGAACCATCCTCATCGTAGTGGTATTGTGGTTTGGCGGTATCCTGGTTCTGGATTACGGAAGAATCGACGGTCCTACTATCATCTTCTATCTCGTGATGCTCTACAGCATCATCAACCCGCTGAAGGAATTCTCCAAAGCGAGTTACAATATCCCAAAGGGATTGGCAAGTATGGAGCGTATCGACAAGATTCTGCAGGCTGAGGTGGAAATCAAGGATAAGGAGAACCCTGAGCATATCAGCAGCTTCGAACATCAGATAGAGTTCCGCCACGTTTCCTTCGCCTATACCGACCGAAAGAGCGCCGAACTGGTTTATGTATTAAAGGATATCAATCTCGTGATACCAAAAGGCAAGACTGTTGCACTTGTTGGTCAGAGCGGTAGCGGTAAGAGTACGATGGTAGATTTGATTCCTCGTTACTATGATGTACAGGAAGGCGAGGTGCTGATTGACGGCATTAATGTGAAAGACCTTGCCGTACATGACCTTCGCATGCTGATAGGAAATGTAAACCAGGAGGCTATCCTCTTCAATGCAAGCTTCAAGGATAACATCCGATTCGGCAAGACCGATGCTACGGATGAGGAAATAGCCAATGCAGCTAAGATAGCCAATGCTTACGAGTTCATTACCAAGTCGGAGCATGGTTTCGATACAAATATCGGTGACCGAGGCGGCAGACTTTCCGGTGGCCAGCGCCAGCGTGTCAGCATCGCCCGTGCCATCCTCAAGAATCCTCCTATCCTCATCCTCGATGAGGCAACATCAGCCCTCGATACCGAGAGCGAGCGCCTGGTTCAGGATGCCTTGGAGAAACTGATGAAAACCCGTACCACCGTGGCTGTGGCTCACCGATTGAGTACCATCAAGCATGCCGATGAAATCTGCGTATTGCACGAGGGTAAGATTGTGGAGCGCGGTACCCACGATGAACTGATTGGAAAAGACGGATATTACAAGAAGTTGCATGATATGCAGCAGGTGTAATTGAGTAAAGAGTTAATTGTTAAGAATTTATAGTTTTACAGATGGTTAAGATTGTTTATGCATTCTTTTATGCAATATCGCTGCTGCCTTTCAGGCTGCTCTATTGCATTGCCGATTTCGAGTACTTCATGATGTATCGCGTCATCAAGTACCGCAGGGGTATTGTGCGTAAGAATCTCACCAGCTCTTTTCCTGAGAAATCAGAAGAAGAGATTATCGACATCGAGAAGAAGTTCTATCGCTGGTTCAGCGATTACTTCTTCGAGGCTGTCAAACTGCTCAGCATCAGTGACAAGGAGTTGCACCAGCGATTTCAGGTCATCAACAGCGAGGAAGTGGAGCAATGTTTCCTGGAAGGTCAGAACGTGGCAGCTATCCTGGGCCATTACTGCAACTGGGAGTGGCTTTCGTGCGTGGGCATCGAACTGCCCAAGTCACGCAAGATAGGCCTCATCTATCACCCTCTGCGTAACCATGCCTTCGACGAGCTCTTCAAGCGCATCCGTTCTCACGAGGAGAATGGCGTGGTGGTGCCCAAGAAAGAAATCCTCCGCTATCTGGTGGATTACAAGCGCAAGGGCATCATGAGCATCTTCGGCTACATCAGCGACCAGGGTCCCAAGTGGGAGAACATCCACCTGTGGCTTCCTTTCCTCAACCATCCCGAAACCCCAGTGTTTACGGGTGGCGAGAGAATCATGAGAAAGATGAACGATGCCGTGTTCTATGTAGAGATGTCCCGCCCTAAGCGCGGCTACTACACGGCAACCTACAAACTCATCACCCGCAATCCGAACTCCCTGCCGGAGCACGAGATTACTCGTCGCTTCTTTCAGATGCTAGAAGAAACCATCCGCAAGAATCCACCTTATTATTTATGGACGCATAACAGATGGAAGCGAACCAGGGAGGAGTTTGATAAGCGATATGAGGTGGTGAAGGGGAAAGTTGTACCGAGAGAATAGAGTTGTTCCAAGAGAAATAGAGTTTATCTTAATAATAGAAAGGGTTACAAGATGATAGAAGCAAAAAGAGTACCTTATGGAGTCTCTGATTTCCTGAGAGTTATCAGAGAAAATCAGTATTACGTAGATAAGACTATGTATATTCCGTTGTTGGAGGCTCAACCCGACAACCTGATATTCATTCGCCCTCGCCGCTTCGGCAAGAGCCTGTTCCTCAGTATGCTCGAAGCTTACTATGACTGCAAGATAAAAGACCAGTTCCAGGAAATCTTCGGAGGTCTCTGGATTGGCAGTCAGCCTACCCCTCTACAGGGTAAGTATCAGGTACTGACACTCGATTTCTCACAAGTAGGAGGAAACATCGACAATCTGGAGGAACGCTTCAATTCGTATTGCAATATCTGCTTTGACGCTTTCATCAACAGATATGCA
This Segatella copri DSM 18205 DNA region includes the following protein-coding sequences:
- a CDS encoding NAD-dependent epimerase/dehydratase family protein is translated as MKILVTGASGFIGSYIVEEALRQGMETWAAVRPTSSRKYLQDERIHFINLNLSSEEELEKELAPHEFDYIVHAAGATKCLHAEDFYKVNTEGTKHLVNVLLRLQMPIRRFVFVSSLSIFGAIREEQPYQEISEHDTPKPNTAYGKSKLEAERYLDSIGNNFPYIILRPTGVYGPREKDYFLMAQSIKQHVDFAVGFKRQDITFVYVQDVVQAVFLALDHGMNGRKYFLSDGEVYQSAAFSDLIKKELGNPWILRIKAPVWVLRIVTFFGEYLGRMTGKMSALNNDKYNILKQRNWRCDIEPAMDELGYHPHYPLERGVKLAIKWYKDNGWL
- a CDS encoding ABC transporter ATP-binding protein, which gives rise to MKEFLQILRRFVPPYKKYLGLSILFNILSAVLNIFSFAALIPILQILFQVDGGIRVNEYMHWNGDWGSIKEVATNNLYYYIQEFIVVHSASTALLVIGIFLAFMTFLKTGAYFLSSATIIPIRTGIVRDIRNQIYQKINSLSLGFFSEERKGDIIARMSGDVQEVENSIMSSLDMLFKNPILILFYFVTLICISWQLTLFTILFVPPFGWFMGVVGKKLKAHSIEAQALWSDTMSMVEETLGGLRIIKAFCAEEKMNKRFNQVNSSYRDNIMRVNIRQQMAHPMSEFLGTILIVVVLWFGGILVLDYGRIDGPTIIFYLVMLYSIINPLKEFSKASYNIPKGLASMERIDKILQAEVEIKDKENPEHISSFEHQIEFRHVSFAYTDRKSAELVYVLKDINLVIPKGKTVALVGQSGSGKSTMVDLIPRYYDVQEGEVLIDGINVKDLAVHDLRMLIGNVNQEAILFNASFKDNIRFGKTDATDEEIANAAKIANAYEFITKSEHGFDTNIGDRGGRLSGGQRQRVSIARAILKNPPILILDEATSALDTESERLVQDALEKLMKTRTTVAVAHRLSTIKHADEICVLHEGKIVERGTHDELIGKDGYYKKLHDMQQV
- a CDS encoding serine/threonine protein kinase; this translates as MTQVSGFILSPVDAVSDRFTEISELSTSGFNVLLRAKRNGQWWILKSLKPDVCYDSIFLQLQQKEYDILARLDHPGIVKVEGLEEVEGYGRCIVMEWIDGVTLEEWLTQGHSGFERRQIARQLLQVMEYVHNQQIVHRDLKPANIMIARNGGTIKLIDFGLSDADSYTILKSPAGTEGYVSPEQQEESVPDVRNDIYSLGVILKEMRLGWSCRWAVKRCFLPLEYRYPNVLALRMHIQSLHRRLIALNCLLAFLVLGTSGIVLYNKVVKPEILYDVVAQFTVGNLEYKSWGGGLVTVSAANDRDSVIEIPATVKYQGVSYRVDELEDSAFAVHPFLKRVVMPDNPKLHVMKHVFDGSPNLESIYFRSKTPPRLGNAIWKVTMDDIFEALSFRKIVLYVPKGSKDAYCRSPWGRFTYIVEFEK
- a CDS encoding phosphatase PAP2 family protein encodes the protein MTLEWVMLGYMAITIITMLFTYTKLVNPEAMLWGRLRVLVMTIALWAVYRMIPCRITKMVRIIAQMALLAWWYPDTYEINRMFPNLDHIFAGWEQDLFGCQPALLFAKALPWAVVSELMSMGYFMYYPMIALVSFYYFFCRYYEAERAAFVMLTSFFIYYLIYIYVPVVGPTFYFDAVGISEITKGIFPALGDYFNTHTNCLPTPGYTNGIFYQLVEDAKNAGERPTAAFPSSHVGVSTICMLLVWHTGNRKLLYVMLPFYIFLCLATVYIQAHYLIDAIAGLISAVVIYFVLMAVSKGMIEHHTPSSRLRFR
- a CDS encoding lysophospholipid acyltransferase family protein, which gives rise to MVKIVYAFFYAISLLPFRLLYCIADFEYFMMYRVIKYRRGIVRKNLTSSFPEKSEEEIIDIEKKFYRWFSDYFFEAVKLLSISDKELHQRFQVINSEEVEQCFLEGQNVAAILGHYCNWEWLSCVGIELPKSRKIGLIYHPLRNHAFDELFKRIRSHEENGVVVPKKEILRYLVDYKRKGIMSIFGYISDQGPKWENIHLWLPFLNHPETPVFTGGERIMRKMNDAVFYVEMSRPKRGYYTATYKLITRNPNSLPEHEITRRFFQMLEETIRKNPPYYLWTHNRWKRTREEFDKRYEVVKGKVVPRE
- the miaB gene encoding tRNA (N6-isopentenyl adenosine(37)-C2)-methylthiotransferase MiaB, with translation MKKLFIETYGCQMNVADSEVVASVMQMAGYEICEKEEEADAIFLNTCSIRENAENKIYHRLDTLHAEQKKGRKVILGVLGCMAERVKDDLIQNHYANLVCGPDSYLNLPDMIAQCEMGTNAINIELSKTETYRDIVPQRIGGNRVSGFVSIMRGCNNFCHYCIVPYTRGRERSRDAESILREVRDLQQRGFKEVTLLGQNVNSYGLSPSGKREEGSLSFAELLHMVAQAVPDMRVRFTTSNPEDMTEDILHAIAEEPNLCKHIHFPAQSGSNKILKLMNRKYTREEYLQRIADIKRIIPGCGITTDIFVGYHDETEEDHQETLSLVKEVGFDSAFMFKYSERPGTYAAKHLPDNVSEETKIARLNELIKLQTEVSAEQNKKDEGKVFTILIENFSKRSREQMMGRTEQNKAVVIDKGNHHIGEFVKVRITGSTSATLFGEEVKE